The Blastocatellia bacterium genome includes a window with the following:
- a CDS encoding dihydrofolate reductase, which translates to MIVSLLVAMDERRGIGRRGGLPWRLSSDLKRFRELTMGHHIVVGRKTFESIGKPLAGRQMIIVTRDTDYHIAGCFTVHSIAEALELARQHGETELFICGGAAIYARTLEQAERLYLTRVHADCDADTFFPEFNPEDWLETASETHGADEKNQHPFTFSLLERKE; encoded by the coding sequence GTGATTGTGTCTTTGCTGGTGGCGATGGACGAACGGCGCGGCATCGGCAGGCGCGGCGGCTTGCCGTGGCGGCTGTCGAGCGACCTGAAACGCTTTCGCGAGCTGACCATGGGCCATCACATCGTCGTCGGGCGCAAGACCTTCGAATCGATTGGCAAGCCGCTCGCCGGTCGCCAGATGATCATCGTCACGCGCGACACGGATTACCACATCGCCGGCTGCTTTACGGTGCATTCCATCGCTGAAGCCCTGGAGCTTGCGCGGCAGCATGGCGAAACCGAGCTGTTCATCTGCGGCGGCGCGGCGATTTATGCGCGGACGCTGGAACAGGCCGAGCGCCTCTACCTGACGCGGGTTCACGCCGATTGCGATGCCGATACCTTCTTCCCCGAATTCAACCCGGAGGATTGGCTCGAAACCGCAAGCGAAACTCACGGGGCTGACGAAAAGAATCAGCACCCGTTCACCTTCTCACTCCT